GGTCATAGTGGGAAACTGTCACGTGTTCACATAATAATTCTGACCGAGTCGACCGCCGACCCCCTCCCGGCGACAGCGACATCCGAGCGCCGCGGAACGAACCCGCTTTAGGGGCGCCGCCGAAGGGACGGATATGCCGACAGCAGACTGCGACCCCGAGGAGGCCCGGCGGCGACTGGAGGAGGCCGGGGTCGACGTCGAGGAGGGGAACACGGAGTACGAACGCTGGCGCGCCGCCCGCGGCGACGCCAACGCCGTCGCCTACGACGACAAGGTCGTCGTGCAGGGGGCGCGTCCGACAGACCTGCTCGCCCTCCTCAGGGAGTCCGGCGGCCGGGCGCACGTCTACTTCGACGGCGCGAGTCGGGGCAACCCCGGTCCCGCGGCGGTCGGGTGGGCAATCGTGAACTCGGAGGGCATCGTCGGCGAGGGCTCCGAGACCATCGGCGAGACGACGAACAACCGCGCGGAGTACGAGGCGCTCATCCGGGCGCTGGAGGCCGCCGCGGAGTTCGGCTTCGACGAGGTGGACGTGCGCGGCGACTCCGAGTTGATAGTCAAGCAGGTCCGCGGGGAGTACGGGACGAACAACCCCGAACTGAAGGAGCGTCGCGTCCGGGTCCGCGAACTGCTCGAACGGTTCGACCGCTGGACGCTCGAACACGTCCCGCGGGAGATAAACGACCGCGCCGACTCCCTAGCGAACGAGGCCCTCGACCATGCCTGAAGAGACAGACCGCGGAGAGGAGAGCAGAGTGGCGGAGGCGGCCGACCGCGGCGCGCCGGTCGCGGAAGAGGACGAGACGGGCGAACTGCCCGAGGCGGCGGTGGACGCCGCGGAGCGACTGACGCGACTCGCGCGCGACGCCGTCGACGAGAACGAGGCGGCCGCCTACCGGGAGCGACGCGACGAGGTGCTCGCGGAGCACGGGTTCACGGCGCGCGTCCGCGACGCCGACGAGACGCTGGTGTTGCATCCGGCCGAGTGGATGGAGGGCGACACCGTTCGGACCGACCGCATCGACGACACCGACCGGGCCTACGAGATACCGCTGACCGGCGCGGACGTCGACGGCGACTGGGACGCCGTCGAGGCGCACAACGCCGAGTTGGTCGACGCCGTCGAGGCCGAGGGCGGC
This Halogeometricum sp. S3BR5-2 DNA region includes the following protein-coding sequences:
- the rnhA gene encoding ribonuclease HI; translated protein: MPTADCDPEEARRRLEEAGVDVEEGNTEYERWRAARGDANAVAYDDKVVVQGARPTDLLALLRESGGRAHVYFDGASRGNPGPAAVGWAIVNSEGIVGEGSETIGETTNNRAEYEALIRALEAAAEFGFDEVDVRGDSELIVKQVRGEYGTNNPELKERRVRVRELLERFDRWTLEHVPREINDRADSLANEALDHA
- a CDS encoding DUF7108 family protein, giving the protein MPEETDRGEESRVAEAADRGAPVAEEDETGELPEAAVDAAERLTRLARDAVDENEAAAYRERRDEVLAEHGFTARVRDADETLVLHPAEWMEGDTVRTDRIDDTDRAYEIPLTGADVDGDWDAVEAHNAELVDAVEAEGGAVHAANARVFADFMGNHYVRRMDTASRDEVAEFLSEYYPRNAWPSQKQESVVRDSVELVFEAAGADVPEF